The following coding sequences are from one Neovison vison isolate M4711 chromosome X, ASM_NN_V1, whole genome shotgun sequence window:
- the LOC122897381 gene encoding odorant-binding protein-like: MCYIKPREFSILATGNLLGASSEEEARRAGDMKILLLSLVLVAVCDAQLSLLNELTQLAGQWETMYMAASNIEKLSENGPFRGYMRRIDVDLPRRRILFNFFIKQNGECKEKLVTGTVGLNQMIRVDYEGTNDFQVVRITPNIMLGYDVNVDEEGRTTDLVLLAGRAHQVDEEAVKRFKELVRQRNIPEENIVKLVGTDDCPTN; the protein is encoded by the exons ATGTGCTATATAAAGCCACGAGAATTCAGCATCTTAGCAACCGGCAATCTACTCGGAGCTTCttcagaggaggaagcaagacGTGCTGGAGACATGAAGATCTTACTGTTGTCGCTTGTCCTTGTTGCAGTTTGCGACGCCCAGCTATCCTTACTTAATGAATTGACACAG CTTGCAGGACAATGGGAGACGATGTACATGGCAGCTAGCAACATTGAGAAGCTCAGTGAAAACGGCCCATTTAGGGGTTATATGAGACGTATTGATGTGGACTTGCCAAGAAGGAGAATCTTATTCAATTTTTTCATCAA GCAGAATggagaatgcaaagaaaaattgGTCACGGGAACAGTAGGACTCAACCAAATGATCCGTGTTGATT ATGAGGGGACCAACGATTTCCAAGTTGTCAGGATAACCCCAAACATTATGCTGGGCTATGATGTCAATGTGGATGAAGAAGGACGCACCACAGATCTCGTTTTATTGGCTG GCAGAGCACATCAAGTCGATGAGGAAGCCGTCAAGAGATTCAAGGAGTTGGTTAGACAAAGGAATATTCCGGAAGAAAATATTGTAAAGCTCGTCGGTACCg ACGACTGTCCCACCAATTAA